Genomic window (Phragmites australis chromosome 5, lpPhrAust1.1, whole genome shotgun sequence):
AAAGATCATCGGCGCGCGGTGGTACACCGGCGGCATGGACGCCGATGTGCTCAAGGGCGAGTACATGTCGGCCAGGGATCTGAAAGGCCACGGCACGCACGTGGCCTCGACGATCGCCGGTGGCCAGGTCCGGAATGTGAGCTTCGGCGGCCTGGCCTCCGGCGTGGCACGCGGTGGGGCGCCCCGCGCTCGGTTGGCTGTCTATAAGGCGTGCTGGGGCACAGGCTTGTGCGGCAGTGCCGCGATACTTGCAGCCATCGACGACGCCATAAATGACGGCGTGGACGTGCTTTCGCTGTCGCTGAGCTCCAGTGAGGAGATTCCCGGGACGCTGCACGCTGTGGCGAGAGGGATCACCGTCTTGTTCGCTGCCGGGAACGACGGCCCCGCGGCGCAGACAGTGCAGAATGCCGTGCCGTGGGTCCTGACGGTGGCCGCCAGCACCATTGATCGGTCCTTCCCGACCGTGATGTCGCTCGGCAACAACGAGAAGCTAGTGGTACGTAGCATAATCTTTGAACTAGTGATGCCTCTTAACCAGATGCAGTGAAATTACTCAATTATTAAATTGCAATTAATAATGTTCTACTACAGTAGTTTACTTGAACTCATGTGGTTATATTTCCAGGGGCAATCACTCTACTACAATGCCACAGTGAATACCAGCGACTTCCACGCGCTTATTTCTGCGGACAGGTAATGAAATGAATTAATAGCTAGCCACAAAACAGAACAAATTTGGCAGTTGTGCGCTTTGCTGAACCTTGACTCTGTACAATGGCAACTTGACCGTTTGTGCAGCTGCGACGAAAAGTCTCTAACATCCACCAACGTCACCGGCATGGTCGTGCTGTGCTCCGCGCCGCGGGCGGCGTCCTCATGGCCGCCAGGACAAAGATTCATCGATGCCGCTACCCGCGTCTTCAAGGCAGGGGCGAAGGGCCTGATCTTCGCGCAGCACAACAGCAACCTCCTCGAGAACACCTTTTGCGCGGGTTCCAGGCCCTGCGTGCTTGTGGACTTCGAGATTGCACACAGGATCGCGTCCTACGCGAACAGCGCGGAGTAAGCGAGATTCCCGCGCGCGTTTCTTCCGTGGCACGGCCACGCGGAGCTAATGCTTGTTCTTTGCCGCGTGCAGGACGCCGGTGGTGAGGATCTCGCGGGCCGTGAGCGTCGTCGGGAGCGGGGTTCTGTCGCCGAGGGTCGCCGCGTTCTCGTCGAGAGGCCCGAGCCCCGTGTTTCCTGCCATAATGAAGGTGACAAGCTCTTGCAATCTGCTATGCATCAAACAAACGCTGGATATATATTCATCGTTACATTTACAATGATACGTGCGATCGCCGGCTTATGAATGTGTAAAATTAAACTTGTCTCTCTCCCCATCAATTTGAATAGCCCGACGTAGCTGCACCCGGAGTCAGCATCTTGGCAGCTCAAGGCAACTCGTATGTGCTCATGTCCGGGACGTCCATGGCGTGCCCACATGTCTCGGCCGTCGTCGCGCTGCTCAAGTCGGTTCACCCTGACTGGTCACCCGCCATGATCAAGTCCGCCATCGTCACCACAGGCAAGCATATGGTTCATTGTCAATGCTCTATGTGTGTAAAAGGAACTCTTCGTATCATCTGTAACTAACTCAAAtctttttttggttttggtCGCTTGCAGCATCTGTGACTGACCGTTTCGGCATGCCGATCCAAGCAGAGGGGGTTCCGAGGAAATTAGCCGACCCGTTTGACTTTGGCGGAGGGCACATGAACCCGGACAAGGCTGCTGATCCCGGCCTGGTCTACGACGTGGACGCTAGAGAGTACACCAGGTTCTTCAACTGCACCCTTGGGCCCAAGGATCACTGCGAGACTTATGTTGGGCAGCTGTACCAGCTCAATCTCCCATCCATCGTTGTGCCGGACCTCAAGGGCTCTGTCACGGTGTGGCGGACGGTCACCAACGTTGGGCCGGTTGATGTGACTTACAGAGGAGTGGTCGAAGCTCCGGCAGGGGTGGATGTGTCTGTGGAGCCGTCTGTGATCAGGTTCAGTGGTGGCGGTAGCAAGAAAGCAACGTTTCGGGTGACGATCACGGCGAGGCAAAGGGTGCAAGGTGGCTACACATTTGGCAGCTTGACATGGTTAGATGGCAGTACCCACTCGGTGAGAATTCCAGTCGCGGTTCGCACGGTGATCCAGGACTTTGTCGCGGATACATCTTAAATTTATGTCTGTGGTCAGTATCGGTAGTTCTACATGAACATACTTACAATAAGAAACTGTCAGGGGAACATTATATGTATAGTTCTTATCCTGAAGAGATTGTTTCATTCCTTTTTCCTATTGTTTCGTGTACATCATTTATCAGAAAATCTGGATATAGTTAATTATTTCATATTGCTTCATTTGGTATTGAAATGTATCAGGATCATTCGAAACAATTAATGTACCTAAAGCTTTTCATAATATCCATATAAATCAATTGTTTTAGGCCTGTTTGGCACTGCAGTTCCTTTCAACACATATATTTTCCCCTACTTTCGGGTATAACTGTTAGTTGAAAGTGTTTTTTTACAGAGATGTGACACTAAAATATACTGTAATTAGTATACATTCTCGTAGTTGACCAGATTACACAACCACACTGAACAACAGTAAAATAACTTTTAATTGAGGCACCTTTATGAACatcagatgattttttttttggcaaacgACGAACCTTTGTTTGCTGGGAGGCATTTGACAACAGATGATTGTACACCTTCTAAGCAACTGCTGGGTTTTTTAATAAAGAGGTCTCTTTTGCTGATTAAGAGCTAGAGGTTCATGACCCGGTAACAAA
Coding sequences:
- the LOC133917459 gene encoding subtilisin-like protease SBT3.9 — translated: MDLRSASCFALLLVLVLVLPLSANASSKLYIVYMGEKKHDDPSVVTASHHDVLASVLGSKDEALKSIVYSYKHGFSGFAAILTESQAKTIASLPGVISVKANTHHKTHTTRSWDFLGVDYYQSSSSDLLKKAKYGEDVIVGVVDTGIWPESRSFEDSGYGPLPARWRGICQNGTAFNATSCNRKIIGARWYTGGMDADVLKGEYMSARDLKGHGTHVASTIAGGQVRNVSFGGLASGVARGGAPRARLAVYKACWGTGLCGSAAILAAIDDAINDGVDVLSLSLSSSEEIPGTLHAVARGITVLFAAGNDGPAAQTVQNAVPWVLTVAASTIDRSFPTVMSLGNNEKLVGQSLYYNATVNTSDFHALISADSCDEKSLTSTNVTGMVVLCSAPRAASSWPPGQRFIDAATRVFKAGAKGLIFAQHNSNLLENTFCAGSRPCVLVDFEIAHRIASYANSAETPVVRISRAVSVVGSGVLSPRVAAFSSRGPSPVFPAIMKPDVAAPGVSILAAQGNSYVLMSGTSMACPHVSAVVALLKSVHPDWSPAMIKSAIVTTASVTDRFGMPIQAEGVPRKLADPFDFGGGHMNPDKAADPGLVYDVDAREYTRFFNCTLGPKDHCETYVGQLYQLNLPSIVVPDLKGSVTVWRTVTNVGPVDVTYRGVVEAPAGVDVSVEPSVIRFSGGGSKKATFRVTITARQRVQGGYTFGSLTWLDGSTHSVRIPVAVRTVIQDFVADTS